In the genome of Trypanosoma brucei gambiense DAL972 chromosome 4, complete sequence, the window TAttgcacatacacacaaaaatgtCTTGTGTCTGATATGTTGTTCAGCGGCATGCTAGTCCCTCAACGATGGAAGTGAAAATGCTGATTGCTGCTCGCTGTTCAagccttccttttcctcctctgaAACCGCCACGACCCGAGCCTAAACTCACCTTCTGCAGCTGAGTTGTTGACAACGATGCTGCTGCTCCACACGCCGATTAAAATGGGCACCACTTCAAGACAACGGCGTCACACGCCCGTTGGACCACGGTAAAGCACCAATTCGTTGGAGCCCGAACACAGATCTGCCACAACGActgtgaaggaagaagagacaCAGAACCATTGTGCTCCTCATACCTTTCTGCGTTTCATCTGTATTTGAGTCGGCGGATCCTTCTGTGTCGATGACATCAACAACTGCGGACGCGATTAGTACGAATTCCTTGCCCTTGCGATGTCGGACGACCCTCCCCCATCCCACGCCTTTACGCAGTACCTATCTCAATTTCGTGACCtgattttccttcccctctcaATGTGTTCTGCCTCTACTTCGTTAGTCGCTGGCGCACATCTTTGAAAACATGGGGCGCGACGCTACGCTCCGGTTATCagtaaggaaaaagagagggtgGGAAGAGAGTCAAATCGCAAAGAAATCACcgggcatatatatatatatatatattttgaaaaTGTCAATCACAGTGGTACGATATGCGAGGTGTACAGCCACCCCATTACACCACACGCAAATCCGTCACACGAATGACAGAGATTAGTAACATTTTTCAAACGCACGCTACGAACAACACACACCCCGTAATAAATATCAACGACATTTTTACGTGTCTCGTTTCTTAGTGCATTAATGTGAGCGTGGATGTTCAACACAGGCACACACACGTCGTTAGTATTAAAAGATGGGGGCGGAGGAAGACGGTGATAAGATAATCTAAGGGGTGAAACAATCCTCCCAATGAAATCTCACAGAATGAAATGGTCTGTAAAAGGAGGCTTATCATTAACCTCATACTAAAATTCACGGCATCACGTTCGTTTCCCAACTCTATCGTTTCACCCACTCATTTCCCTTCCGTTACATTTCAtggtttccccccccccctggtGACAGGGGATAAGAGCGGGTTGGTAAGCGCAAAGTGTTATGAAATGAACGGTGTATGCGCAACAGACTGTCACTTTTCGTTATCCAATTCCAAGTGAACATATACCCTTCCCTGTTTTTGTACTCctctctcctctttcccctcctcaaTGCTTCCcttgccttccctttcttctcgCGTcttactgttttgttttatgtttccgttttgttacacttattttttatcttcttttttcgttcctCACGATAAATATAATATTGATAGAAGCGCCCAATGGAGGTCAAACGACCGAAGTCCCATTCGCGAAAAGCAATTTGTCTTGCTTCGTCTCCTCTCAGTTGCTCCAGCCGTAACAAGCCTCGTTCTGTTCTTATGTTTACCTGTTTTTTATGAGATAATTTACGTCCCCTTCGTTTCTTCCACACCCTCCTATTCGACGATACATGACTGTTTTATCCCTTACATTCACATCGCTCCGCCAACCGTCGAAGCGAAGGTTACATTAACCTTAGCAGTAGCTTTACTTCACCAGAAGCCCTCCCAACTTGGACTGCACAACCGGGGCGAACACTACTGAAATGATGGCCATTAACTTCACAAGAATATTCAGCGCTGGACCCGACGTGTCCTTCAGTGGGTCTCCAACCGTATCGCCAATCACCGCAGCCGCGTGCTGAGGCgaaccttttcctttactcttgTCACGTAGGCCACCCTTCtcaatatatttctttgcgTTATCCCACGCCCCACCAGTGTTGGAGGCGCTGATGGCCACTTGCACACCAGAGACAAGTGCACCAGGAAGCAGCCCTGCAAGTGTGTAACGGCCAAACAAAATGCCAGTCACAATTGGAGCGAGCATCACCAGGCAAGCGGGGGCCACCATCTGCTGCAGTGCCGCACCCGTTGCAATGTTCACGCAACTCTCATAATCGGGCTCCTTCGTTCCAGCAGCCACGGCTGGATCCTGGAACTGGCGGCGGATCTCATTCACCATATCCATCGCTGCTACACCCACTGACTTCATCGTAAGGGCGGAAAACCAGTAAGGAAGCATGGCACCAAGGAGCAGGCCAGCCATCACTCGAGCATCCAACAAATTAACAGTGGAGATGCCAACACGTGACACGTACGCTCCATACAGAGCCAACgccacaaaagcagcggaACCAATGGCAAAACCCTTTCCTATTGCGGCGGTGGTATTACCTGCAGCGTCAAGCGCGTCAGTGATCTCACGGATTTCATGTCCCATGTGAGCCATTTCAGCAATGCCACCGGCATTGTCAGAAATGGGGCCGTAGGCATCAATTGTCAGCGCAATAGACATGGTGGACAAAATGCCCAGCGCAGCAAGCGCATATCCGTACAAACCCGCACAGTGGTGCGAAAGGTAAATCGTGAAAGCCATAGCCAGAATAGGAGGGAGCACCGAAATGTAACCGAGTGAAAGGCCGTAGATGATGTTCGTAGCGGCACCCGTTTCACACGACTCTGCGATCTCCTGCACAGGACGATAGCTGTTGGAAGTGAAGTACTCAGTGGAGTAACCAATAAGAAGACCAGACCACAAACCGCATAGAACGCACACCATTGCCCTCCACTTGGTAGTTTCTACTGCTCCAACGGTAAAGGCATCTGGAAGTGAGTAAGCCGTTATGAACACAAGCACAACCGTTGCGCCAATGGTTGACACCAGCAGCTGATGCTTGAGTGTGGGCTCGATGTCCTCAGCCCATTTCACACCACTGTTAGTTGCCGCAAGAAGTGCGGTACCAATACAAACGAAGATACCACCGGCAGTGATCAAAAGCGGGTACATCATGCAAGTGAAGTCTGCGCTGAGCTCGGCGGAGCTTGCAGCAATAACCAGCGCCGCGCATGTCGCCTCACCAAAGCTTCCAAAGAGATCAGAACCCATGCCGGCAATATCACCAACGTTG includes:
- a CDS encoding vacuolar-type proton translocating pyrophosphatase 1, putative, with protein sequence MIKMSPLLLKAAVVTACLCSLAVATTVEEQTAPKPIENATTYQQELGGRGKVDSPTAPGDAVSITSGIKVMSVTTATAIIFLASAFGFSFAMYWWYVASDIKITPGKGNIMRNAHLTDEVMRNVYVISKRVSDGANAFLFAEYRYMGIFMLGFGALLYFLLGVAMSSPQGEGKDGRPPVAVEAPWVNAAFSLYAFVIGAFTSVLAGWIGMRIAVYTNSRTAVMATVGSGGSDDDVLANGSQSRGYALAFQTAFRGGITMGFALTSIGLFALFCTVKLMQTYFGDSAERLPELFECVAAFGLGGSSVACFGRVGGGIYTKAADVGADLVGKVEKNIPEDDARNPGVIADCIGDNVGDIAGMGSDLFGSFGEATCAALVIAASSAELSADFTCMMYPLLITAGGIFVCIGTALLAATNSGVKWAEDIEPTLKHQLLVSTIGATVVLVFITAYSLPDAFTVGAVETTKWRAMVCVLCGLWSGLLIGYSTEYFTSNSYRPVQEIAESCETGAATNIIYGLSLGYISVLPPILAMAFTIYLSHHCAGLYGYALAALGILSTMSIALTIDAYGPISDNAGGIAEMAHMGHEIREITDALDAAGNTTAAIGKGFAIGSAAFVALALYGAYVSRVGISTVNLLDARVMAGLLLGAMLPYWFSALTMKSVGVAAMDMVNEIRRQFQDPAVAAGTKEPDYESCVNIATGAALQQMVAPACLVMLAPIVTGILFGRYTLAGLLPGALVSGVQVAISASNTGGAWDNAKKYIEKGGLRDKSKGKGSPQHAAAVIGDTVGDPLKDTSGPALNILVKLMAIISVVFAPVVQSKLGGLLVK